Within Raineyella sp. W15-4, the genomic segment GGGCTGGCCTCCTGCTTGATCACCCGGCCCAGGCCGACGGCGAGGTCGGTGAAGAACTTCACGTTCGGCCGACGCTCGACCTCGTAGGTGTCCAGCCACTCCTCGGCCAGCTCGCCGCGCAGGACGCGGGCCAGCTTCCATCCCAAGTTGTGGGCGTCGCGCATGCCGGACTGCATGCCGGCGCCCGCCCATGGCGGCATCAGGTGGGCGGCGTCGCCGGCGAGGAACACCCGCCCCTGGTGCCAGGATTCGGCCGCCCGTACGTGGTGGCGGTAGAACGCGTGCTGGAGGATCTCGACGTCTTCGGTCGTCTTGCCCATCGCCTCGAGCAGTGGCCAGACCTCGGCACTGGTCGGGAAGTCGGCCTCGGTCTCGTCCGGGCGCAGCGGGATCTCCCAGCGGTGGTTGCCGGCTGAGAGGGCAATGTCGACGACCGGGCGCTCCTTGTCGGTCCAGAAGGTGAGGAAGTCGCGGTCGGGCCACCAACGGTGGACCTTGCAGTCGATGACGACCCACAGGGTGTTGACCGTGTCGCCGGTCATCGGGATACCCAGTGCCTTGCGCACCGAGGACGAGCCGCCGTCGGCAGCGATGACGTAGCGGGTACGGGTGGTGGTCTCGACACCGGTCTCCCGGTCCCGCGACATGATCGTCACGCCGTCGGCGTCCTGCTCGATGCCGATCACCTCGGTGCCGTAGCGCACCTCGAGGTTGTCGAGTTCCTCACCGCAGCGGCGCAGCTCGGCCTCCATGGTGGGTTGGTAGATGTTGTAGAAGCGCGGCCTGGCGTTCCGCGTGCCGAGGGCCGACGGCGGATGCTCCACCCGCATGACCTCCCGGCCGTCGTACGTCACCCAGCGCAGCGCGCGCTGCGGCTCGATGACCTCCTCGATCCGCTCGTCGATGCCGAGATCCTGGAAGATCCGCATCGTCCAGTCGTTGACCGTGACGGCCCGGGCCCGGGTGTAGATGTCCTTGTCGCGCTCGAAGGCGACCACATCGGCCCCCTTGGTGGCCAACGTGAGCGCACCCACCAGGCCGGTGGGTCCGTAGCCGATGACGGCGACGTCGTTGTCGTACCGCTGTGTCATGTGCTCCCCAAAGGTGATGTTCGGCCAGTTTTGGACCGAACGTTCCGTTCAATAGTGACTAAGGTCACATGTGATCGCCGTCTCGTCAACCCCCTTGTTCGAAGGAGTGGTGCTGCCCGTGCTGGATTCCGAGGGCCTATGCTCGCCCGGTGATGAATGGACGCACCGGGAACAGGCGCGGTGAGCGCTCGCGGGAGGAGATCCTCGACGCGGCTTCCCGGGTGATGGCCGCGCGCGGATATGCCGGCGCCTCCATCTCCGCCCTGGCTGCGGAGGCCGGATTGCCGAAGAGTGCGATCTACCACCACTTCCACTCGAAGGGTGGGCTGCTCTCCGCGGTGATGGCGCGCGGCGCCCAGGCATTCTTCGACGGCATGCGAACGGCGCATGCCCGGCCACCCGAGGGTGGAACGTCCCGGGAGCGCTTGACCTGGTATCTCCAGCGCACCGGCGAGGTCTTCACCGCCAACCCGGACTTCCTGCGGCTGCACATGCTGCTGATCCTGAGCAGCGAGGCGGTCGAGGTCGAGGTGGCCGACATCATTCGCGACGTCCGGACCGAGGGGCGGGCGTACATGAACGAGATGATCCGCTCCGCCTTCGCCGGCGAAGGGCCTGCTGTCGCGCAGGCGGTGGCGGACGAACTGG encodes:
- a CDS encoding TetR/AcrR family transcriptional regulator, which produces MNGRTGNRRGERSREEILDAASRVMAARGYAGASISALAAEAGLPKSAIYHHFHSKGGLLSAVMARGAQAFFDGMRTAHARPPEGGTSRERLTWYLQRTGEVFTANPDFLRLHMLLILSSEAVEVEVADIIRDVRTEGRAYMNEMIRSAFAGEGPAVAQAVADELDYFGIAGFDGAFIASQAEPDRSVASQMVRLADAMAGLGDAVVARMGA
- a CDS encoding bifunctional 3-(3-hydroxy-phenyl)propionate/3-hydroxycinnamic acid hydroxylase, translated to MTQRYDNDVAVIGYGPTGLVGALTLATKGADVVAFERDKDIYTRARAVTVNDWTMRIFQDLGIDERIEEVIEPQRALRWVTYDGREVMRVEHPPSALGTRNARPRFYNIYQPTMEAELRRCGEELDNLEVRYGTEVIGIEQDADGVTIMSRDRETGVETTTRTRYVIAADGGSSSVRKALGIPMTGDTVNTLWVVIDCKVHRWWPDRDFLTFWTDKERPVVDIALSAGNHRWEIPLRPDETEADFPTSAEVWPLLEAMGKTTEDVEILQHAFYRHHVRAAESWHQGRVFLAGDAAHLMPPWAGAGMQSGMRDAHNLGWKLARVLRGELAEEWLDTYEVERRPNVKFFTDLAVGLGRVIKQEASPEEIEAMNAVPRDTVTPFEPPLTAPPVLAAGWLRGERGDASIIGRMLPQPIVGDTVGRMERVDEFLADDFVLLGADVDPATLLTPAEKAEWDALGARYLAVRPRDAYTQGPDELVDLQDVLIAWFERYGVRAVAVRPDRFVAAADTSGLAVPTL